One Egicoccus halophilus genomic region harbors:
- a CDS encoding FAD-dependent oxidoreductase — protein MESRDHDRSYWRDTADVAAALTSIEGLADADLTVVGGGILGLTTALLAAEAGLRVVVLEARGLASGTTGGTTGKVTAQNETRLATLRSSIGADAARRYARANQRGIELFDRLTTDYGIACDAEQVPASLVALTDDTVGSLEQEAAAAREAGLEVEVGPAPDEVPFAGRPCLTVPDQRQMHAVRYCQGLAAAVLALGGAVHEHARVVDVVRERKGSRRWRVLTDRAEVRSDDVVLATRLPTHHDAKLLFGRSKPMSAVGVSARLDGPAPRGMYLFQEQRTWSIRSSRTPRTGEHLIAVGMSEPTAGSGALQGRTDQLADWVREHFAVTSVDHRWMAQDQMPSDGRPYVGPLPGEGLWTATGFGKWGLAFGTAAAEALVTRMQGGPDPFEGAFDTQRIEPPTGWKQILRANLRVGGLFVGDRLRALPGDPELAPGEGRLVRRGRTPVAVARTLDGELHTVSATCTHLGCLVRWNADEQTWDCGCHGSRFAPDGEVLEAPATSPLRPL, from the coding sequence ATGGAATCACGCGACCACGACCGCAGTTACTGGCGCGACACGGCCGACGTCGCCGCAGCCCTGACGTCGATCGAGGGGCTCGCCGATGCCGACCTGACGGTCGTCGGTGGTGGCATCCTGGGGCTCACCACGGCGCTGCTGGCCGCGGAGGCGGGACTGCGGGTGGTGGTGCTCGAGGCCCGCGGGCTCGCGAGCGGGACGACCGGTGGCACGACCGGCAAGGTGACCGCCCAGAACGAGACCCGGCTCGCCACGTTGCGGTCGTCGATCGGTGCGGATGCCGCCCGGCGCTACGCCCGTGCCAACCAGCGGGGGATCGAGTTGTTCGACCGGCTCACCACCGACTACGGCATCGCGTGCGACGCCGAGCAGGTGCCGGCCTCGCTCGTGGCGCTGACCGACGACACCGTCGGGTCGCTCGAACAGGAGGCGGCCGCCGCACGTGAGGCGGGGCTCGAGGTCGAGGTCGGGCCCGCGCCCGACGAGGTGCCCTTCGCCGGCCGGCCGTGTCTCACCGTGCCCGACCAGCGCCAGATGCACGCGGTGCGCTACTGCCAGGGCCTGGCAGCAGCGGTCCTGGCGCTCGGCGGGGCGGTTCACGAGCACGCCCGGGTCGTCGACGTGGTCCGCGAGCGCAAGGGCTCCCGGCGTTGGCGGGTCCTGACCGATCGGGCCGAGGTGCGCAGCGACGACGTCGTGCTCGCCACGCGGCTGCCGACGCACCACGATGCGAAGCTGCTGTTCGGTCGGAGCAAGCCGATGTCGGCCGTCGGGGTGTCCGCCAGGCTCGACGGGCCCGCGCCCCGCGGCATGTACCTGTTCCAGGAGCAGCGCACCTGGTCGATCCGCTCGAGCCGCACACCCCGCACCGGTGAACACCTCATCGCCGTCGGGATGAGCGAACCCACGGCCGGCAGCGGTGCCCTGCAGGGTCGTACCGATCAGCTGGCCGACTGGGTGCGCGAGCACTTCGCCGTGACCTCCGTGGACCACCGGTGGATGGCGCAGGACCAGATGCCCTCCGACGGCCGCCCGTACGTCGGGCCGTTGCCGGGCGAAGGGTTGTGGACGGCGACGGGTTTCGGCAAGTGGGGCCTGGCCTTCGGCACGGCCGCCGCCGAGGCGCTGGTCACGCGCATGCAGGGCGGACCCGACCCGTTCGAAGGGGCGTTCGACACCCAACGGATCGAGCCTCCCACCGGCTGGAAGCAGATCCTGCGGGCCAACCTGCGTGTCGGCGGTCTCTTCGTCGGCGATCGTCTCCGGGCGCTGCCCGGTGATCCGGAGCTCGCACCGGGGGAAGGTCGGCTGGTGCGCCGTGGCCGGACCCCGGTCGCCGTGGCCCGTACGCTCGACGGCGAGTTGCACACGGTGTCGGCGACCTGCACCCACCTCGGCTGTCTGGTGCGCTGGAACGCCGACGAACAGACCTGGGACTGCGGCTGCCACGGTTCGCGCTTCGCCCCCGACGGCGAGGTCCTCGAGGCACCGGCGACGTCGCCGCTGCGGCCCCTGTAG
- a CDS encoding helix-turn-helix transcriptional regulator: MSRELTCCNDTYVRGTDAVWRYRWSEPVPGAVDLTLADVFAIHLGPNDSVPMRQLSPDEVSWVKGEAADLENVLLRPSRNGRSAGVGDLVVGMQAPELHVLTMLTVADIGQLAGVSKATIDSYRYRGYLPAPQATRGRTPLWARPIIRHWLDNRPGCGWRTDLYGSTLESARAGG, encoded by the coding sequence ATGAGCCGGGAACTGACGTGCTGCAACGACACCTACGTCCGGGGCACCGACGCCGTGTGGCGGTACCGCTGGAGCGAACCGGTCCCCGGCGCGGTCGATCTCACCCTCGCCGACGTGTTCGCCATCCACCTCGGACCCAACGACTCCGTGCCGATGCGACAACTCAGTCCCGACGAGGTGTCCTGGGTCAAGGGCGAGGCGGCCGACCTCGAGAACGTGCTGCTGCGTCCGTCACGCAACGGTCGGTCCGCCGGCGTGGGTGATCTCGTCGTGGGCATGCAGGCGCCGGAACTGCACGTGCTGACCATGCTGACGGTCGCCGACATCGGCCAGCTCGCCGGCGTCTCCAAGGCCACGATCGACAGCTACCGCTATCGCGGGTACCTCCCGGCGCCACAGGCCACCCGCGGTCGCACCCCGCTGTGGGCGCGACCGATCATCCGGCACTGGCTGGACAACCGGCCGGGCTGCGGGTGGCGAACCGATCTGTACGGCTCCACGTTGGAGTCTGCCCGGGCCGGCGGCTGA
- a CDS encoding hemerythrin domain-containing protein, whose amino-acid sequence MTTGTGSAHDLLHVLARDHRRFDERCRTFLDAPTRRGERLLRGLAVDVLAHEAAEQLLLHPLVADRLPRGHLLATARLEEEDLLERLLLDALDQPLASEQFRHRFQLVHRHLVEHTDREELEVFPYLRHVVQRRELRELGRLYTTLMVRIPTRMQCRLETVDSGQRRPLLRLRDVGCDVLRELGSVLPIGVAPGADDLLAPIRGVVIDVTEATLTAAGSAVDGRASAR is encoded by the coding sequence ATGACGACCGGCACCGGCAGCGCCCACGACCTGTTGCACGTGCTCGCCCGGGACCACCGCCGCTTCGACGAGCGGTGTCGGACCTTCCTCGACGCGCCCACCCGCCGCGGTGAGCGCCTGTTGCGGGGACTCGCGGTCGACGTGCTGGCGCACGAGGCAGCCGAGCAGTTGCTGCTGCACCCGCTGGTCGCCGACCGGCTGCCGCGTGGTCACCTGTTGGCCACTGCGCGGCTCGAGGAGGAGGACCTGCTCGAGCGGTTGCTGCTCGACGCGCTGGACCAGCCGCTGGCGTCGGAGCAGTTCCGTCACCGGTTCCAGCTGGTGCACCGCCATCTGGTCGAGCACACCGATCGCGAGGAGCTCGAGGTCTTCCCGTACCTGCGTCACGTGGTGCAGCGCCGGGAACTGCGCGAGCTCGGTCGGCTGTACACGACGCTGATGGTGCGGATCCCGACCCGCATGCAGTGCCGTCTGGAGACGGTCGACAGCGGTCAGCGACGGCCGCTGCTGCGTCTGCGCGACGTCGGCTGCGACGTGCTCCGCGAGCTCGGATCGGTGCTGCCCATCGGAGTCGCGCCGGGAGCCGACGACCTGCTCGCCCCGATTCGTGGTGTCGTCATCGACGTCACCGAGGCAACCCTGACGGCTGCGGGGTCCGCTGTTGACGGGCGAGCCAGCGCACGATGA
- a CDS encoding cytochrome c oxidase assembly protein: MVPAALLPLAAIAAVHWRGASHRDLPSWRRWAFLAGVAAVALALGPLVEPRADTSFAWHMVQHQLLTLVAAPTLAAGQPVRTLFAGIGRPLPDAWRLPGDPGLRVVAAAVCGVAVMLAWHVPAFYEAALADVRLHAVEHLTLLGSAVVLWSAILAAAETSRTVLAAVLGAAVSAIGGAALGILLLGSSELLYPWYAGQPDALSSQRIGGALMKVTALVVYVGTAVTLIVRWLARQQRTPQPSGLPR; the protein is encoded by the coding sequence ATGGTGCCCGCCGCGCTGCTGCCGCTGGCCGCGATCGCCGCGGTGCACTGGCGTGGTGCGAGTCACCGCGACCTGCCGTCCTGGCGGCGGTGGGCGTTCCTCGCCGGCGTCGCGGCGGTGGCGCTGGCCCTGGGGCCACTCGTGGAACCCCGCGCCGACACCAGCTTCGCCTGGCACATGGTCCAGCACCAGCTGCTGACGCTGGTCGCTGCCCCGACGCTGGCCGCCGGACAGCCGGTCCGCACCCTGTTCGCCGGGATCGGACGCCCGCTGCCCGACGCCTGGCGCCTGCCGGGCGACCCGGGTCTGCGCGTGGTCGCCGCGGCGGTCTGCGGGGTCGCCGTGATGCTCGCCTGGCACGTCCCCGCCTTCTACGAAGCGGCACTGGCCGACGTCCGACTGCACGCGGTCGAGCACCTGACGCTGCTCGGCTCGGCGGTCGTGCTCTGGTCGGCGATCCTGGCCGCGGCGGAGACGTCCCGGACCGTGCTGGCCGCCGTCCTGGGCGCAGCCGTCAGCGCGATCGGTGGAGCGGCGCTCGGCATCCTGCTGCTGGGCTCGTCGGAGCTGCTCTATCCCTGGTACGCCGGGCAACCCGACGCGCTGTCGTCGCAACGCATCGGTGGGGCGCTGATGAAGGTCACCGCGCTGGTCGTCTACGTGGGGACGGCGGTCACCCTCATCGTGCGCTGGCTCGCCCGTCAACAGCGGACCCCGCAGCCGTCAGGGTTGCCTCGGTGA
- a CDS encoding c-type cytochrome: protein MRRPTPLLPALLVAVLMVVLQACDDGGQEVLALGDVDHGRELFVGYGCGACHQVGGIRQARGRVGPDLDGLADQRMIAGSLPNTPEQLAAFIQNPQQHAPGTGMPDVGVTPDDAEDLVAFLLDQG, encoded by the coding sequence GTGAGACGTCCGACCCCGTTGCTGCCCGCACTGCTCGTCGCTGTCCTGATGGTGGTGTTGCAAGCCTGTGACGACGGTGGTCAGGAGGTGCTGGCCCTGGGCGACGTCGACCACGGGCGTGAGCTGTTCGTCGGCTACGGCTGCGGTGCCTGTCACCAGGTCGGCGGCATCCGTCAGGCCCGGGGGCGCGTCGGCCCGGACCTCGACGGTCTCGCCGATCAGCGCATGATCGCCGGATCCCTGCCCAACACGCCGGAGCAACTGGCCGCCTTCATCCAGAACCCGCAGCAGCACGCGCCCGGCACGGGCATGCCCGACGTGGGGGTCACGCCCGACGACGCCGAGGACCTCGTGGCGTTCCTGCTCGACCAGGGCTGA
- a CDS encoding cytochrome c oxidase subunit I — MSGVSTARGDGDASGGPAHEPWLHEADTALLDRTWDQKPGVLGWLGQCNHKTVGLRFIVTSLFMFLVAGALALVMRAQLTVPEANVTTPEVYNQLFTMHGTLMMFMFVVPMFEGMAIYFLPLQLGARDMPLPRINAFGFWAYVGGALLLLSSIFFGAVPDGGWYAYVPLTTAEFSPGLNLDFWLLGVTFVEISAIVASIEILVLIFRSRAPGMTLARMPIFAWANLVTAGMILAAFPPLVAASLLLEVERKLGTAFFDAFRGGDPLLWQHLFWWFGHPEVYIQLLPGLGILATVIPTMTRRRLPLRWLVVGSFIAIGIVSFALWVHHMYATGIPTQALQFFGAASFMITIPTAVIIFAYVGAVWTGHVRWTVPMLHAVAFLVVFILGGITGVMVAVVAFNWQIHDTYFVVAHFHYVLFGGSVFPIFAGLYYWFPKLTGRQPSRAAGLWSFWLMFIGFNVTFMPQHIVGFLGMTRRLWTYEQGLGWTIWNIISSAGSGLLGLGVLISVVSFATAWKGGRPVSDDPWGAPSLEWSLPSPPPNENFAHLPIVTDAEPRWDAGSRPHPYEVTAWYQQMGSPPEQQREAVVTTVVEAEPQAIVILPGHSLWPLWLTGAILVGLVGVLFDVYWLALLGLAGIAVSLVAWLLPDSLVDARDPDDPGSDPGRSRPPGDDHAGGRGAS, encoded by the coding sequence ATGAGCGGAGTATCGACCGCACGCGGCGACGGCGACGCAAGCGGCGGCCCGGCTCACGAGCCATGGCTGCACGAGGCGGACACCGCGCTGCTGGACCGGACCTGGGACCAGAAGCCCGGCGTGCTCGGGTGGCTCGGACAGTGCAACCACAAGACGGTGGGTCTGCGGTTCATCGTCACGTCGCTGTTCATGTTCCTGGTGGCCGGTGCGCTCGCACTGGTCATGCGGGCGCAGCTGACCGTGCCCGAGGCGAACGTCACCACGCCAGAGGTCTACAACCAGCTGTTCACCATGCACGGCACCCTGATGATGTTCATGTTCGTGGTGCCGATGTTCGAGGGCATGGCGATCTACTTCCTTCCCCTGCAGCTGGGGGCCAGGGACATGCCGTTGCCGCGCATCAACGCGTTCGGCTTCTGGGCCTACGTCGGTGGTGCACTCCTGCTGCTCAGCAGCATCTTCTTCGGCGCCGTTCCCGACGGTGGCTGGTACGCCTACGTCCCCCTGACCACCGCGGAGTTCTCTCCCGGGCTCAACCTCGACTTCTGGCTGCTCGGGGTCACGTTCGTGGAGATCTCCGCGATCGTCGCCTCCATCGAGATCCTCGTCCTGATCTTCCGCTCGCGGGCGCCGGGGATGACGCTGGCGCGGATGCCGATCTTCGCCTGGGCGAACCTGGTGACCGCCGGGATGATCCTGGCGGCCTTCCCGCCACTGGTCGCCGCCAGCCTGCTGCTCGAGGTCGAGCGCAAGCTCGGTACCGCGTTCTTCGACGCCTTCCGCGGCGGTGACCCGCTGTTGTGGCAGCACCTGTTCTGGTGGTTCGGTCACCCGGAGGTCTACATCCAGCTGCTGCCGGGTCTCGGCATCCTGGCGACGGTCATCCCGACCATGACCCGCCGACGGTTGCCGCTGCGCTGGTTGGTCGTCGGGTCGTTCATCGCCATCGGCATCGTCAGCTTCGCGTTGTGGGTGCACCACATGTACGCGACGGGCATCCCGACCCAGGCGCTGCAGTTCTTCGGCGCCGCCAGCTTCATGATCACGATCCCGACCGCGGTGATCATCTTCGCCTACGTCGGGGCGGTGTGGACCGGGCACGTGCGCTGGACCGTGCCGATGCTGCACGCGGTCGCCTTCCTGGTCGTGTTCATCCTCGGTGGCATCACCGGCGTGATGGTCGCCGTGGTCGCCTTCAACTGGCAGATCCACGACACCTACTTCGTGGTCGCCCACTTCCACTACGTGCTCTTCGGTGGCTCGGTCTTCCCGATCTTCGCCGGGCTGTACTACTGGTTCCCGAAGCTCACCGGCCGCCAGCCCAGCCGGGCCGCCGGGCTGTGGTCGTTCTGGCTGATGTTCATCGGCTTCAACGTCACGTTCATGCCTCAGCACATCGTCGGCTTCCTCGGCATGACCCGGCGCCTGTGGACCTACGAGCAGGGTCTGGGCTGGACGATCTGGAACATCATCTCCTCCGCCGGTTCGGGCCTGCTCGGCCTGGGCGTGCTCATCAGTGTGGTCTCCTTCGCGACCGCCTGGAAGGGCGGCCGGCCCGTGAGCGACGACCCCTGGGGTGCCCCGTCGCTGGAGTGGTCGCTGCCCTCGCCACCGCCGAACGAGAACTTCGCGCACCTGCCGATCGTGACCGATGCGGAGCCGCGCTGGGACGCCGGGTCCCGACCGCACCCCTACGAGGTCACCGCCTGGTACCAGCAGATGGGATCGCCGCCCGAGCAGCAACGCGAGGCCGTGGTCACGACCGTGGTCGAGGCGGAACCGCAGGCGATCGTGATCCTGCCGGGTCACTCACTGTGGCCACTGTGGCTGACGGGTGCCATCCTCGTCGGTCTGGTCGGGGTGCTGTTCGACGTGTACTGGTTGGCGCTGCTCGGACTGGCCGGCATCGCGGTCTCCCTGGTGGCCTGGTTGCTGCCCGACAGCCTGGTCGATGCGCGGGATCCGGACGATCCGGGATCGGACCCCGGCAGGTCGCGTCCACCGGGCGACGACCACGCCGGCGGGAGGGGGGCGTCGTGA
- the coxB gene encoding cytochrome c oxidase subunit II, translating to MSTRGPRLAPLAVLAAALAGCAGPEALLDARGPSAANTATLWWIMFAMGAAVYVVVMVLIGLAFWRGRRRDIDDPALKVRDEDTSPAVRRLVIFGGIVGPALVLLVLNLVSVPMGQAVGDRGASAEGVEGYAEEDVVVNVTAEVFWWRVEYPGRDVITANEIHIPVGEEVRIRLTSEDVIHSFWVPKLAGKIDATPGHTTELVLEADEPGRYRGRCTEYCGIAHAQMIIHVVAQERDEFDTWVEQQQQPQPQPATERIEEGRQVFFGSSCVYCHTVDGHGPPNQIGPDLTHLASRETIGAGIMPNTRGNLAGWIVDPQAQKPGNLMPGTQIAGDELDALLDYLESLE from the coding sequence ATGAGCACGCGTGGTCCCCGTCTCGCTCCGCTCGCCGTGCTGGCCGCGGCGCTCGCGGGTTGCGCCGGCCCCGAGGCCCTGCTCGACGCGCGCGGGCCGTCGGCCGCGAACACCGCCACCCTGTGGTGGATCATGTTCGCGATGGGCGCCGCGGTCTACGTGGTCGTGATGGTGCTGATCGGGCTCGCGTTCTGGCGCGGGCGACGGCGCGACATCGACGATCCGGCCCTGAAGGTCCGCGACGAGGACACCTCACCGGCGGTGCGGCGGCTGGTGATCTTCGGCGGCATCGTCGGCCCCGCCCTCGTGTTGCTCGTCCTCAACCTCGTCAGCGTCCCGATGGGCCAGGCGGTGGGCGACCGTGGTGCCTCCGCCGAGGGCGTGGAGGGCTACGCCGAGGAGGACGTGGTCGTCAACGTGACGGCCGAGGTGTTCTGGTGGCGCGTGGAGTACCCGGGGCGTGACGTGATCACCGCCAACGAGATCCACATCCCGGTCGGCGAGGAGGTGCGGATCCGGCTCACCAGCGAGGACGTCATCCACAGCTTCTGGGTGCCCAAGCTCGCCGGGAAGATCGACGCGACGCCGGGACACACCACCGAACTCGTGCTCGAGGCGGACGAACCGGGCCGCTATCGCGGACGTTGCACGGAGTACTGCGGCATCGCCCACGCGCAGATGATCATCCACGTGGTCGCCCAGGAACGCGACGAGTTCGACACGTGGGTCGAACAGCAGCAGCAGCCCCAGCCCCAGCCGGCGACCGAGCGGATCGAGGAGGGCCGGCAGGTCTTCTTCGGCTCGTCGTGCGTCTACTGCCACACCGTCGACGGCCACGGGCCGCCCAACCAGATCGGACCGGACCTGACGCACCTGGCCTCCCGCGAGACGATCGGCGCCGGGATCATGCCCAACACGCGAGGCAACCTCGCCGGGTGGATCGTGGACCCGCAGGCGCAGAAACCGGGCAACCTCATGCCCGGTACGCAGATCGCCGGGGACGAACTCGACGCCCTGCTCGACTACCTGGAGTCGCTCGAATGA
- a CDS encoding cupredoxin domain-containing protein, with translation MRTMLVVLGILAAGTAGCSGTGATDAHVMMSGELRFEPTTMEIPAGGTVTWRNDGQRPHTVTAIDRERDATGAFDSGEIIGTGTFSHTFDTPGTYVYHCEFHGRSEMVGIIEVTP, from the coding sequence ATGAGGACCATGCTCGTCGTCCTCGGGATCCTTGCCGCCGGCACCGCCGGCTGCAGTGGCACGGGCGCGACCGACGCTCACGTGATGATGTCCGGTGAGCTGCGGTTCGAGCCGACGACCATGGAGATCCCGGCGGGGGGCACGGTCACGTGGCGAAACGACGGACAACGCCCACACACGGTCACCGCGATCGACCGGGAGCGCGACGCGACCGGCGCGTTCGACTCCGGCGAGATCATCGGCACCGGCACCTTCAGTCACACGTTCGACACGCCCGGGACCTACGTCTACCACTGCGAGTTCCACGGACGCTCCGAGATGGTCGGCATCATCGAGGTGACGCCATGA
- a CDS encoding GMC family oxidoreductase, protein MIEHPEVDVVTVGAGWTAGIAAQQLTAQGLDVVSLEKGRAQWTWPDFAHNHDELRFTHRGEMLHEIERETWTWRPNDRLPSLPMRQYGSFHPGSNLGGAGVHWSAVTWRFLPTDFDYVSHHTDRYGANAFPEGHSNQDWPVSYTDLEPHYTQFEIDTGMSGRTGNLNGEILEGGNPFEGPRSRPYPLPPLAATRAGTRFAEAAEQLGYTPFRQPSSILSEGYTDMTGEPRAGCVYCGFCTRYGCHVDAKASALTAHIPMALDTGRYEIRTRCYVKHIAVDNTGLATGLVYLGADGREHFQPARTVLLSGYTLSNVRLLLLSRSDAHPDGLGNARQQVGRNYTYQIWQAPTIGLFEGERFNTYMGNTSTSHAIYDFAGDAFDHAGLGFLGGGQLFADAGERLPIGNAEGIPAAQGEAAANGNGEPREWGAAFKQRMRHWDSFIPITMQAESPAYEFNRLDLDPNYTDFLGRPLLRLTFDFTENEARMYAYIAQRASEIMDVMNPSQRTDNPDIQPYRIDDYQSTHNQGGAIMGTDPSNSVTNRYGQVWDAPNVFVTGAALFPQNPGANPTATVNALMYYTLAAMRDQNYFQRPGELLA, encoded by the coding sequence ATGATCGAGCACCCCGAGGTCGACGTGGTGACGGTCGGTGCCGGCTGGACCGCCGGTATCGCCGCGCAGCAACTGACCGCGCAGGGCCTGGACGTGGTGTCGTTGGAGAAGGGTCGGGCGCAGTGGACCTGGCCGGACTTCGCCCACAACCACGACGAGCTGCGCTTCACCCACCGCGGCGAGATGCTGCACGAGATCGAGCGCGAGACCTGGACCTGGCGTCCGAACGACCGGCTGCCGTCGTTGCCGATGCGCCAGTACGGCTCGTTCCACCCCGGTTCCAATCTCGGTGGCGCAGGGGTGCACTGGTCGGCGGTCACCTGGCGGTTCCTGCCGACCGACTTCGACTACGTCTCGCACCACACCGACCGCTACGGCGCGAACGCGTTCCCGGAGGGGCACAGCAACCAGGACTGGCCGGTCAGCTACACGGACCTCGAACCGCACTACACGCAGTTCGAGATCGACACCGGGATGTCGGGGCGGACCGGCAACCTCAACGGTGAGATCCTCGAGGGCGGCAACCCGTTCGAGGGTCCGCGCAGCCGTCCCTACCCCCTGCCCCCGCTGGCGGCGACCCGCGCGGGGACGCGCTTCGCCGAGGCGGCCGAGCAGTTGGGCTACACGCCGTTCCGCCAGCCCTCCTCGATCCTGTCCGAGGGCTACACCGACATGACGGGCGAGCCGCGGGCGGGCTGCGTGTACTGCGGGTTCTGCACCCGCTACGGCTGTCACGTCGACGCCAAGGCCAGTGCCCTCACGGCCCACATCCCGATGGCGCTCGACACGGGTCGCTACGAGATCCGCACCCGCTGCTACGTCAAGCACATCGCCGTGGACAACACCGGTCTGGCCACCGGCCTGGTCTACCTCGGTGCCGACGGCCGCGAACACTTCCAGCCGGCCCGCACCGTGCTGCTCAGCGGCTACACGCTGTCCAACGTGCGGCTGCTGCTGCTGTCACGCTCGGACGCGCACCCCGACGGGCTGGGCAACGCCCGTCAGCAGGTCGGGCGCAACTACACCTACCAGATCTGGCAGGCGCCCACGATCGGTCTGTTCGAGGGCGAACGCTTCAACACCTACATGGGCAACACCTCGACCTCCCACGCGATCTACGACTTCGCCGGGGACGCGTTCGACCATGCCGGGCTGGGCTTCCTCGGTGGGGGGCAACTGTTCGCCGACGCCGGCGAACGGCTGCCGATCGGCAACGCGGAGGGCATCCCCGCCGCCCAAGGGGAGGCGGCGGCCAACGGCAACGGCGAACCCCGGGAATGGGGAGCGGCGTTCAAGCAGCGCATGCGCCACTGGGACAGCTTCATCCCGATCACGATGCAGGCCGAGAGCCCCGCCTACGAGTTCAACCGCCTCGACCTCGACCCGAACTACACCGACTTCCTCGGCCGGCCGCTGCTTCGTCTGACGTTCGACTTCACGGAGAACGAGGCCCGGATGTACGCCTACATCGCGCAGCGGGCGTCGGAGATCATGGACGTGATGAACCCTTCGCAGCGGACCGACAACCCCGACATCCAGCCGTACCGGATCGACGACTACCAGTCGACCCACAACCAGGGTGGCGCGATCATGGGCACGGATCCGTCGAATTCGGTGACCAACCGCTACGGACAGGTCTGGGACGCCCCCAACGTCTTCGTCACCGGTGCGGCGCTGTTCCCGCAGAATCCGGGCGCGAACCCGACGGCGACGGTCAACGCGCTGATGTACTACACGCTCGCGGCGATGCGGGACCAGAACTACTTCCAGCGACCCGGGGAGCTGCTGGCATGA